In a genomic window of beta proteobacterium MWH-UniP1:
- the rpsH gene encoding 30S ribosomal protein S8, whose protein sequence is MSMSDPIADMFTRIRNAQRVEKPSVAMPASKLKIAIATLLKDEGYIEHFNVHQSGAKADLEIGLKYHAGRPVIEKIERVSRPGLRIYKNRHQLPTVMNGLGVAIVSTPRGLMTDRKARATGVGGEVIGIVA, encoded by the coding sequence ATGAGCATGAGTGATCCCATCGCCGATATGTTTACGCGTATTCGCAACGCACAGCGGGTTGAGAAACCCTCTGTTGCAATGCCGGCGTCCAAGTTAAAAATCGCTATCGCCACGTTGTTAAAAGACGAAGGCTACATCGAGCATTTCAATGTCCATCAGTCGGGTGCCAAAGCTGATCTCGAAATCGGCCTGAAGTATCACGCTGGCCGTCCGGTCATTGAAAAGATTGAGCGTGTCAGCCGTCCCGGCCTGCGTATTTACAAAAACCGCCATCAATTGCCCACCGTCATGAACGGACTCGGCGTGGCCATCGTGTCAACACCGCGTGGCCTAATGACGGACCGTAAAGCACGTGCAACCGGTGTTGGTGGCGAAGTCATCGGCATTGTCGCGTAA
- the rpsS gene encoding 30S ribosomal protein S19, producing the protein MSRSTKKGPFVDDHLLKKVEKSSSTNDKRPIKTWSRRSTILPEFVGLTIAVHNGKQHVPVYVTDNMVGHKLGEFALTRTFKGHAADKKAKK; encoded by the coding sequence ATGTCACGCTCAACGAAAAAAGGCCCCTTTGTTGATGATCACCTTTTGAAAAAGGTCGAGAAATCATCCTCAACAAATGACAAGCGGCCCATCAAAACCTGGTCCCGTCGCTCCACGATTCTTCCTGAGTTCGTGGGTCTGACGATTGCAGTTCACAATGGCAAACAGCATGTGCCGGTCTATGTGACCGACAACATGGTGGGCCACAAGCTTGGCGAGTTTGCGCTGACCCGTACGTTTAAGGGTCACGCAGCCGACAAGAAAGCCAAGAAGTAA
- the rpsN gene encoding 30S ribosomal protein S14, whose translation MAKLSLINREKKREMLVKKYAAKRAALQAVIKDQSKTEEERYEARLALQKLPRNASPTRLRNRCELTGRPRGTFRMFGLARAKIREIAFRGEVPGVTKASW comes from the coding sequence ATGGCTAAGTTGTCACTTATCAATCGCGAAAAGAAACGCGAAATGCTGGTCAAGAAATATGCTGCCAAGCGCGCTGCGCTTCAGGCAGTGATTAAAGACCAGTCAAAGACTGAAGAAGAGCGTTACGAAGCGCGTCTGGCACTGCAGAAATTGCCCCGCAATGCCAGCCCCACGCGTCTGCGTAATCGCTGCGAATTGACGGGCCGTCCTCGCGGCACGTTCCGTATGTTTGGGCTTGCCCGGGCCAAGATCCGTGAGATCGCGTTCCGTGGCGAGGTACCTGGCGTGACCAAGGCCAGCTGGTAA
- the rplR gene encoding 50S ribosomal protein L18 yields the protein MDKKQSRLRRARQTRLKIAQLRVNRLSVHRTNTHIYASIIDPSGSKILVAASTAEPELRKALSGKGGNIEAAAMVGKRVAEKAKAAGITSVAFDRSGFKYHGRVKALAEAAREGGLQF from the coding sequence ATGGACAAGAAACAAAGCAGGCTGCGCCGCGCCAGACAAACCCGACTCAAGATTGCACAGTTGCGGGTCAATCGTCTGTCCGTGCATCGCACCAACACACATATTTACGCCAGCATCATCGATCCATCGGGCTCGAAGATCCTGGTGGCAGCGTCGACGGCCGAGCCCGAGTTGAGAAAAGCATTGTCGGGCAAGGGCGGCAACATCGAGGCCGCAGCAATGGTGGGCAAGCGAGTTGCCGAAAAGGCCAAAGCAGCAGGCATTACCTCGGTAGCTTTCGATCGCTCTGGCTTTAAGTATCACGGCCGTGTGAAAGCCTTGGCAGAAGCAGCTCGTGAAGGCGGCCTGCAGTTCTAA
- the rplE gene encoding 50S ribosomal protein L5 has product MARLHAHYREKIVPELKAKFGYKSVMEVPRLTKITLNMGLSEAVSDKKVIEHAVGDMTKIAGQKPVVTKARKAIAGFKIREGYPIGCMVTLRGARMYEFLDRFITIALPRVRDFRGISGKAFDGRGNYNIGVKEQIIFPEIEYDKVDALRGLNISITTTAKNDEEAKALLAAFRFPFRN; this is encoded by the coding sequence ATGGCGCGTTTGCATGCACATTACCGGGAAAAGATTGTTCCTGAGCTCAAGGCAAAGTTTGGCTACAAGAGCGTGATGGAAGTCCCCCGTTTGACAAAAATCACCCTGAACATGGGCCTGTCTGAAGCCGTCAGTGACAAGAAAGTTATTGAGCACGCGGTTGGGGACATGACCAAGATTGCTGGTCAAAAGCCTGTTGTGACCAAGGCCCGCAAGGCCATCGCCGGCTTCAAGATCCGCGAGGGCTATCCCATCGGCTGTATGGTGACACTGCGTGGTGCCAGAATGTACGAGTTCCTCGACCGTTTCATCACCATTGCGTTGCCCCGTGTCCGTGACTTCCGCGGTATTTCGGGCAAGGCATTTGATGGCCGTGGCAACTACAACATCGGCGTTAAAGAACAGATCATCTTCCCTGAAATCGAGTACGACAAGGTAGATGCGCTTCGTGGTCTGAATATCAGCATCACAACGACCGCTAAAAACGACGAAGAAGCAAAAGCGCTCTTGGCTGCTTTCCGCTTCCCTTTCCGTAACTAA
- the rplX gene encoding 50S ribosomal protein L24 has product MNKIRKGDEVIVITGKDKGKRGIVTSRVGPDHLLVEGINVAKKHVRPNPMKNTTGGIESKTMPIDQSNVAIFNPSTQKADRVGVKVEQDGKKTRVFKSNGEPVPNSTLA; this is encoded by the coding sequence ATGAACAAAATTCGCAAAGGTGACGAGGTCATCGTCATCACCGGAAAAGATAAAGGCAAGCGTGGCATCGTGACCAGCCGCGTGGGTCCCGACCATCTCTTGGTCGAAGGCATCAACGTTGCTAAAAAGCACGTTCGCCCCAATCCAATGAAAAACACCACGGGCGGCATTGAGTCAAAAACAATGCCCATCGACCAGTCGAACGTTGCCATCTTCAACCCAAGCACGCAGAAGGCTGATCGTGTTGGCGTGAAGGTCGAGCAAGACGGCAAGAAGACACGCGTCTTCAAGTCCAACGGCGAACCCGTTCCCAACTCAACACTCGCATAA
- the rplC gene encoding 50S ribosomal protein L3 yields the protein MSLGLLGRKVGMTRIFTEEGDTVPVTVIDVSNNRVAQIKTADTDGYTAVQVAFGTKRANRITKPVAGHLAKAGAQAASAIKEFSVAADQVGELKLGETINAGIFQAGQKVDVTGITQGKGFTGTIKRHNFNSGRASHGNSRSHNVPGSIGMAQDPGRVFPGKRMSGHDGVLKRTVQNLEIARVDADRQLLLVKGAVPGSKGGNVVVRPTVRAAAKAAKNA from the coding sequence ATGAGCCTTGGACTGCTCGGTCGCAAGGTTGGGATGACCCGTATTTTTACGGAAGAGGGCGATACCGTGCCCGTAACCGTAATCGACGTGTCGAACAACCGCGTGGCCCAAATTAAAACCGCTGACACTGACGGCTATACCGCAGTGCAGGTCGCCTTCGGCACCAAGCGTGCCAATCGGATCACCAAGCCTGTTGCTGGCCATTTGGCCAAGGCTGGTGCTCAGGCCGCCTCGGCAATTAAAGAATTCTCGGTTGCAGCTGATCAGGTCGGCGAGCTCAAGCTCGGCGAAACGATCAACGCTGGCATTTTCCAGGCCGGCCAGAAAGTCGACGTCACTGGCATCACCCAGGGTAAAGGCTTTACCGGCACGATCAAGCGCCACAACTTCAACTCTGGCCGCGCATCCCACGGTAACTCACGCTCGCACAATGTGCCTGGTTCCATTGGTATGGCCCAGGACCCTGGCCGCGTATTCCCCGGTAAGCGCATGTCAGGCCATGACGGCGTGTTGAAGCGTACCGTCCAGAACCTGGAAATCGCCCGTGTTGACGCTGATCGTCAGCTCTTGCTCGTGAAGGGCGCGGTGCCTGGTTCCAAGGGCGGCAACGTCGTGGTTCGTCCCACCGTACGTGCGGCAGCAAAAGCCGCCAAGAACGCATAA
- the rpsC gene encoding 30S ribosomal protein S3 has translation MGQKIHPTGFRLAVSRNWSSRWFANHRDYGRMLNEDIKVREFLRGRLKSAAVGRVLIERPAKNARITIFSARPGVVIGKKGEDIENLKSQLAGMMGVPVHVNIEEIRKPEIDAQLIADGIAQQLEKRIMFRRAMKRSMQNAMRLGAQGIKIMSSGRLNGAEIARREWYREGRVPLHTLRADIDYATSEAKTTYGIIGIKVWVYKGDTLGRGDAPVVAEPEIAKEREDRRPRRAPAKRSTAKEGADAAPAADAPAADVKKPVKRVRKASAPAAEKPAS, from the coding sequence ATGGGTCAGAAAATACATCCCACCGGGTTCCGTCTTGCGGTCTCCCGTAACTGGTCTTCCCGCTGGTTTGCCAACCACCGCGATTATGGCCGCATGCTCAACGAAGACATCAAGGTCCGTGAGTTTCTGCGTGGCCGCCTGAAGTCCGCTGCAGTTGGCCGGGTCCTGATTGAGCGCCCAGCAAAAAATGCCCGCATCACAATTTTCAGCGCACGTCCTGGTGTGGTGATCGGCAAAAAAGGCGAAGACATCGAGAACCTGAAGTCTCAGCTTGCCGGCATGATGGGCGTTCCCGTTCATGTCAACATTGAAGAAATCCGTAAGCCTGAGATCGATGCACAATTGATCGCTGATGGCATTGCCCAGCAGCTTGAAAAGCGGATCATGTTCCGTCGTGCCATGAAGCGTTCCATGCAAAACGCGATGCGTCTTGGTGCTCAGGGCATCAAGATCATGAGCTCTGGCCGATTGAATGGCGCTGAGATTGCCCGCCGTGAGTGGTACCGTGAAGGCCGTGTGCCGCTTCACACCCTGCGCGCCGATATCGATTACGCCACCTCTGAAGCAAAGACAACCTACGGCATCATTGGTATTAAAGTCTGGGTCTACAAAGGCGACACGCTTGGCCGTGGTGATGCCCCGGTGGTCGCTGAGCCAGAAATTGCAAAAGAGCGCGAAGATCGGCGCCCCCGTCGTGCGCCCGCAAAGCGTTCTACTGCCAAAGAGGGTGCTGATGCCGCGCCTGCTGCAGATGCTCCGGCCGCAGACGTAAAAAAACCTGTTAAACGTGTTCGCAAGGCCTCGGCTCCAGCAGCTGAGAAGCCTGCATCTTAA
- the rplB gene encoding 50S ribosomal protein L2, with amino-acid sequence MPIVKLKPTSPGRRAVVRVTNPDLYKGRPFDALLEPQSKTAGRNNNGHITTRHRGGGHKQHYRLIDFRRNKDGIAAKVERVEYDPNRSAHIALLCYADGERRYIIAPKGIAVGQSLMSGPEASIRPGNALPLRNIPVGTTIHCIEMLPGKGAQLARSAGGSAQLLAREGTYAQIRLRSGEIRRVHIECRATIGEVGNEEHNLRQFGKAGAVRWRGIRPTVRGVAMNPIDHPHGGGEGRTGEGRVAVSPWGTPTKGYKTRRNKRTTSMIVTSRHKRK; translated from the coding sequence ATGCCGATCGTAAAACTGAAACCAACATCACCAGGCCGTCGCGCAGTGGTTCGCGTGACCAACCCTGACCTCTATAAAGGCCGTCCTTTCGACGCCCTGTTAGAGCCTCAGTCGAAGACTGCTGGCCGTAATAACAACGGCCACATCACCACCCGTCATCGCGGTGGTGGTCACAAGCAGCACTATCGTCTGATCGATTTTCGTCGTAACAAAGATGGTATCGCTGCAAAGGTTGAGCGCGTTGAATACGACCCCAATCGCAGCGCCCATATTGCACTGCTGTGCTATGCCGATGGCGAGCGTCGCTACATCATCGCCCCCAAGGGTATTGCGGTCGGCCAAAGCCTGATGAGCGGTCCAGAAGCATCGATTCGTCCTGGTAATGCTTTGCCCTTGCGTAACATCCCGGTGGGCACGACGATTCATTGCATCGAGATGCTGCCCGGCAAAGGCGCCCAGCTGGCCCGTTCAGCAGGTGGCTCCGCCCAGCTGCTGGCCCGCGAAGGCACCTACGCCCAGATTCGTCTGCGCTCTGGTGAGATTCGCCGTGTTCATATCGAGTGCCGTGCAACGATTGGTGAAGTGGGTAATGAAGAGCACAACCTGCGCCAATTCGGCAAGGCCGGTGCAGTCCGTTGGCGTGGTATCCGCCCGACCGTTCGTGGTGTTGCCATGAACCCGATCGATCACCCACACGGTGGTGGTGAAGGTCGTACCGGTGAGGGCCGTGTTGCCGTTAGCCCATGGGGTACTCCGACCAAGGGCTACAAGACCCGTCGTAATAAGCGCACCACCTCCATGATCGTGACTAGCCGTCACAAGCGGAAATAA
- the rplN gene encoding 50S ribosomal protein L14, producing the protein MIQMQSRLDVADNTGARSVMCIKVLGGSKRRYAGVGDVIKVSIKDAAPRGRVKKGEIYNAVVVRTAKGVRRPDGSLIKFDGNAAVLLNAKLEPIGTRIFGPVTRELRTEKFMKIVSLAPEVI; encoded by the coding sequence ATGATTCAGATGCAATCGCGTCTGGACGTCGCTGACAATACCGGCGCGCGTTCAGTCATGTGTATCAAGGTTCTTGGTGGATCCAAGCGTCGCTATGCCGGCGTTGGAGACGTTATCAAGGTCAGTATTAAAGACGCAGCCCCACGTGGCCGAGTCAAAAAAGGCGAAATTTATAACGCCGTAGTGGTGCGTACCGCTAAGGGTGTTCGTCGTCCTGATGGCTCTTTAATTAAGTTCGATGGCAATGCAGCTGTGCTGCTCAACGCCAAACTCGAGCCCATTGGCACTCGTATTTTCGGACCTGTTACGCGTGAATTGCGTACCGAGAAGTTCATGAAAATCGTGTCGTTGGCGCCCGAAGTTATTTAA
- the rpmC gene encoding 50S ribosomal protein L29 → MKASELRTKDDAALSKELEDLLRAHFNLRMQHATQQLANTSQLGQVRRDIARVKTLIRERKAA, encoded by the coding sequence ATGAAAGCTTCTGAACTAAGAACCAAAGATGATGCAGCCCTGAGCAAAGAGCTCGAGGACCTGCTTCGTGCCCATTTCAACCTGCGTATGCAACACGCAACCCAGCAGCTGGCCAACACTTCCCAGCTTGGCCAGGTTCGTCGTGACATCGCCCGGGTGAAGACTCTGATTCGTGAAAGGAAGGCCGCATGA
- the rplW gene encoding 50S ribosomal protein L23, with amino-acid sequence MNQERLMKVLLSPIISEKSTSVAEQNNQIAFRVLQDATKPEIKAAVELMFKVQVDKVSVLNVKGKAKRFGRSEGRRRNVRKAFVCLAAGQEINFGGEAV; translated from the coding sequence ATGAACCAAGAGCGTCTCATGAAGGTGCTGTTGTCACCGATCATTTCAGAAAAGAGCACATCCGTAGCCGAGCAGAACAATCAGATCGCGTTCCGCGTGCTGCAGGATGCCACCAAGCCAGAGATCAAGGCTGCTGTTGAGTTGATGTTCAAAGTGCAGGTTGACAAGGTCAGCGTGTTGAACGTCAAGGGCAAGGCAAAGCGTTTCGGCCGATCCGAGGGTCGCCGCCGCAACGTACGCAAGGCTTTTGTTTGCCTGGCCGCGGGTCAAGAAATTAACTTCGGCGGGGAGGCTGTCTAA
- the rpsQ gene encoding 30S ribosomal protein S17 — MNASAEKEALKRTLVGRVVSDKMNKTVTVLVERKVKHPLYGKIVARSKKYHAHVEDNGLKVGDVVEIAETRPVSKTKAWAVTRRISEAVVI; from the coding sequence ATGAACGCCTCCGCTGAAAAAGAAGCGCTCAAGCGGACCCTGGTGGGCCGTGTCGTGAGCGACAAAATGAACAAAACTGTGACTGTGCTGGTCGAGCGCAAGGTCAAGCACCCGCTTTACGGCAAAATCGTGGCCCGCTCCAAGAAATATCATGCCCACGTCGAAGACAACGGCCTGAAAGTTGGTGATGTGGTCGAGATTGCTGAGACCCGTCCGGTCTCCAAGACCAAGGCTTGGGCGGTCACCCGCCGGATTTCCGAAGCAGTTGTGATTTGA
- the rplV gene encoding 50S ribosomal protein L22, whose product MANETRAVLRGVRLSAQKGRLVADMIRGKSVEQALNTLTFTPKKAAVIVKKVLESAIANAEHNDGADIDELKVKTITVERGTKLRRFDARAKGRGVRIEKPSCHISIIVGN is encoded by the coding sequence ATGGCTAATGAAACTCGTGCAGTTCTTCGCGGTGTTCGCCTCTCGGCCCAAAAGGGCCGTTTGGTGGCGGACATGATTCGCGGCAAATCGGTTGAACAGGCGCTCAACACGCTCACCTTCACGCCCAAAAAAGCGGCTGTGATCGTGAAAAAAGTGTTGGAGTCTGCGATTGCAAACGCAGAGCACAACGACGGTGCAGATATCGACGAACTCAAGGTGAAGACCATCACCGTTGAGCGTGGTACCAAGCTGCGTCGTTTTGATGCTCGCGCAAAGGGTCGTGGCGTTCGGATTGAAAAGCCGAGCTGCCATATTTCGATCATCGTGGGCAATTAA
- the rplD gene encoding 50S ribosomal protein L4 — MELKLLNDAGQAAGSVQANDTIFNRDFNEPLIHQVVVAYQANARSGNRAQKGRAEINKSTKKPWRQKGTGRARAGRASSPLWRGGGKIFPNSPDENFSHKVNKKMYRAGVRSILSQLAREDRLAVVEKFEVEAPKTKLVASKLKQMGVDSLLLITDSFDENLHLATRNLQSIAIVEPEYCDPVSLVYFDRVLITRAALAKVEEMLS; from the coding sequence ATGGAATTGAAACTTTTAAACGACGCTGGCCAGGCTGCAGGCTCTGTGCAGGCCAACGACACCATTTTCAATCGTGACTTTAATGAACCCCTGATCCATCAGGTGGTGGTGGCCTACCAGGCCAACGCACGTAGCGGTAACCGTGCGCAAAAGGGTCGCGCAGAAATCAACAAGTCGACCAAGAAGCCTTGGCGCCAAAAGGGTACTGGCCGTGCACGTGCTGGCCGTGCCTCAAGCCCCTTGTGGCGTGGTGGTGGCAAGATTTTCCCAAATTCGCCTGACGAAAACTTCTCACACAAGGTCAACAAGAAGATGTATCGCGCTGGTGTGCGTTCCATTTTGTCGCAGTTGGCCCGTGAAGACCGTCTGGCTGTGGTTGAAAAGTTTGAAGTTGAAGCCCCCAAGACCAAATTGGTTGCTTCGAAACTCAAGCAGATGGGTGTTGATTCGCTTCTGCTGATTACCGATTCGTTCGATGAGAATCTGCATTTGGCCACCCGCAATCTGCAGAGCATTGCGATTGTTGAGCCCGAATATTGTGATCCAGTGTCCCTGGTGTATTTCGACCGTGTGTTGATTACCCGCGCGGCACTTGCCAAAGTAGAGGAGATGCTGTCATGA
- the rplF gene encoding 50S ribosomal protein L6: MSRIAKYPVALPAGTEANITAGAITVKGPLGSLTQELKGDVSIKLDNGQLTFAAADSSRHAKAMSGTVRALVANMVHGVSKGFERKLSLVGVGYRAQVQGDALNLSLGFSHPVIHKMPKGVKAETPSQTEIVIKGIDRQQVGQVAAEVRAYRPPEPYKGKGVRYVDEVVIMKETKKK, encoded by the coding sequence ATGTCACGTATTGCCAAATATCCCGTTGCGTTGCCTGCCGGCACTGAAGCCAACATTACTGCTGGTGCGATCACCGTCAAAGGTCCTCTGGGCTCGTTAACCCAGGAGCTCAAGGGTGATGTATCGATCAAGCTCGACAACGGACAACTCACGTTTGCAGCTGCAGACAGTTCCCGTCACGCCAAAGCAATGAGCGGCACGGTGCGTGCTCTTGTGGCCAATATGGTTCACGGCGTGTCCAAGGGCTTTGAGCGCAAGCTGTCCTTGGTCGGCGTGGGCTATCGTGCCCAGGTACAGGGCGACGCATTGAATTTATCGCTCGGCTTTTCGCACCCGGTCATTCACAAAATGCCCAAGGGCGTAAAGGCAGAAACCCCTTCGCAGACTGAAATTGTGATCAAAGGTATCGATCGTCAACAGGTTGGTCAGGTTGCCGCAGAAGTTCGCGCATACCGTCCGCCCGAGCCATACAAAGGCAAAGGCGTTCGCTATGTGGACGAAGTGGTGATCATGAAAGAAACCAAGAAGAAGTAA
- the rplP gene encoding 50S ribosomal protein L16 has protein sequence MLQPARRKYRKEQKGRNTGLATRGSSVSFGEFGLKATARGRITARQIEAARRAMTRHIKRGGRIWIRIFPDKPISIKPAEVRMGNGKGNPEYYVAEIQPGKVLYEMDGVDETLAREAFRLAAAKLPLAVTFVTRQPGR, from the coding sequence ATGCTGCAACCCGCACGTCGCAAATACCGCAAAGAGCAAAAGGGCCGCAATACTGGCCTGGCTACACGCGGAAGCTCTGTCTCCTTTGGTGAGTTTGGCCTGAAGGCAACGGCCCGTGGTCGTATCACGGCTCGTCAGATCGAGGCAGCTCGTCGCGCCATGACCCGACACATCAAACGGGGTGGTCGTATCTGGATTCGTATTTTTCCGGACAAGCCCATCTCGATTAAGCCTGCCGAAGTCCGTATGGGTAACGGTAAAGGTAACCCCGAGTACTACGTGGCCGAGATCCAACCCGGCAAGGTGCTTTACGAAATGGACGGCGTGGACGAAACGCTGGCCCGTGAAGCCTTCCGCCTTGCAGCAGCCAAGCTTCCCTTGGCCGTGACTTTTGTCACGCGCCAGCCTGGCCGTTGA